A single region of the Podospora pseudopauciseta strain CBS 411.78 chromosome 1, whole genome shotgun sequence genome encodes:
- a CDS encoding hypothetical protein (EggNog:ENOG503P4QF), translating to METAGEQNIPASARPRVTNACEACRSAKVKCMASNQLGICKRCLDSKRECIFKTGPRTRRPKQSKRSQSSTDPTTSTTAPPPLPPPPGPSKTFTIDIPMPADDDVTDSFEVLRLAHESTLNNLVPHLSSGEEDQEDEPIYDYDYDKNANMDWLNTEQASNCGSVISSHASSLPIGASALSTPPSSTTTAATTGARSKQKSRMVASLGLQPQFNVDSAGKLLQTFTGVMLNHFHCLVIDSERDTVASLAKERPFVLLAVLAAASGSRTLQGHSLYDEEFRKILGLKFVAGGERSLELLQGLVVYIAWYPFHLRPKNKQAYQYIRMAVDIVFDLELNEDPGTDRVDVPPTEARLEEIRTYAACYYLASSFAATWGRTPTLAYSTYTAHCCEMLSRHSPLKGDQVLVWQVRLQRLVEETNDLRRTQRGGAHSQQSEYQINLMIRGMETQLKEWEACMSRELKNTPSLRILLLFTPLFLSGAPLLKLPSTKLTPLLDPSQTTFRADASKLSSLIPTLREFYSYFLSLPAQEINAFMGQEWGSFILVIILGFRMCFPMAICPEWDDKLARERIGMGEFLGKMCGDAAGEEGGKGKGTSMDVLSASRIVLGVVKKKFDRRVQRVEREQREEQERQRGLIGRVVEGLGLGLGGGGGGQVAGGGGGGGGGGHDGSIGGCPMMDGSMEGYYAYWDETFADTAGLGGGGFQGPNVGPMGGDGTTTTTGVIPQQQQTMPQVSGDLWGTMTMAWAQGGMTFDGVGQ from the exons ATGGAGACAGCCGGAGAGCAGAACATCCCCGCGAGTGCTCGGCCTCGGGTAACGAATGCTTGTGAGGCATGTCGGTCGGCCAAGGTTAAGTGCATGGCCAGTAATCAGTTGGGGATATGTAAGAG ATGCCTGGATTCCAAAAGAGAGTGCATCTTCAAAACTGGACCTCGAACTCGACGGCCGAAACAATCGAAAAG ATCCCAATCCTCCACCgacccaaccacctccacaaccgccccccctcccctcccaccaccacccggcccctccaaaaccttcACAATCGACATCCCCATGcccgccgacgacgacgtaACCGACAGCTTCGAGGTCCTCCGCCTGGCCCACGAGTCCACACTCAACAACTTGGTtccccacctctcctcaggcgaagaagaccaagaagatgaACCCATCTACGACTACGACTACGACAAGAACGCCAACATGGACTGGCTCAACACCGAGCAGGCCTCCAACTGCGGCTCGGTCATCTCCTCCCATGCCTCCTCCCTTCCGATAGGGGCTTCGGCATTGTCCACCCCGccaagcagcaccaccaccgctgctACCACTGGCGCGAGATCCAAGCAGAAGAGCAGAATGGTGGCTAGCTTGGGGCTGCAGCCGCAGTTCAACGTTGATTCGGCGGGCAAGTTACTGCAGACGTTTACGGGGGTGATGTTGAATCACTTTCACTGTTTGGTTATTGATTCTGAGCGGGACACCGTGGCGAGTTTGGCGAAGGAGAGGCCGTTCGTTTTGCTTGCTGTGCTAGCGGCGGCAAGCGGGAGTCGGACGCTGCAGGGGCACAGTTTGTATGACGAGGAGTTTAGGAAGATTTTGGGCTTGAAGTTTGTggctgggggggagaggagttTGGAGCTGTtgcaggggttggtggtttaCATTGCTTG GTATCCGTTTCATTTGCGGCCAAAGAACAAGCAGGCGTACCAGTATATACGTATGGCGGTGGACATTGTCTTTGATCTGGAACTCAACGAAGACCCGGGGACGGACCGGGTTGATGTCCCGCCCACcgaggcgaggttggaggagataAGGACGTATGCGGCTTGTTATTATCTCGCTTCGTC ATTCGCCGCCACGTGGGGCCGCACCCCAACTCTAGCCTACAGCACCTACACCGCCCACTGCTGCGAAATGCTCTCCCGCCACAGCCCCCTCAAAGGCGACCAGGTTCTGGTCTGGCAGGTCAGACTTCAGCGGCTGGTGGAGGAAACCAACGATCTCCGCCGGACTCAGAGGGGTGGTGCGCATTCCCAACAAAGTGAATACCAAATCAACCTCATGATACGAGGAATGGAGACGCAACTCAAAGAGTGGGAGGCGTGCATGAGCCGCGAGCTTAAAAACACTC CATCcctccgcatcctcctcctcttcacccccctcttcctctccggcgcccccctcctcaagctccCCTCCACAAAactaacccccctcctcgaccccTCCCAAACAACCTTCCGCGCCGACGCCTCCAAGCTCTCCTCTCTGATCCCCACCCTCCGCGAGTTCTACTCCTACTTTTTGTCCCTCCCCGCCCAGGAAATAAACGCCTTCATGGGACAAGAATGGGGCtccttcatcctcgtcatcatcctaGGCTTCAGGATGTGTTTCCCCATGGCCATCTGTCCCGAGTGGGACGACAAGCTGGCACGAGAGAGGATAGGGATGGGGGAGTTTCTGGGAAAGATGTGTGGTGATGCCgccggggaagaggggggaaaggggaagggtaCGTCTATGGATGTTTTGAGTGCTAGCAGGATTGTGCTGGgagtggtgaagaagaagtttgATAGACGGGTTCAGAGGGTGGAGCGGGAGCAGAGGGAAGAGCAGGAGAGGCAGAGGGGGTTGATTGGgcgggttgtggaggggttggggttggggttggggggtggaggagggggacagGTCgcgggcggaggaggaggaggaggaggaggaggacatgaTGGTAGTATTGGGGGTTGTCCTATGATGGATGGGAGTATGGAGGGGTATTATGCTTATTGGGACGAGACGTTTGCTGATACTGCGGGACTGGGAGGCGGTGGGTTTCAGGGCCCGAATGTTGGACCTATGGGGGGGGAcgggacgacgacgacgacgggggTGATaccgcagcaacagcagacGATGCCGCAGGTGAGTGGTGATCTTTGGGGTACGATGACTATGGCTTGGGCACAGGGGGGGATGACTTTTGATGGGGTGGGGCAGTAG